The sequence below is a genomic window from Gossypium hirsutum isolate 1008001.06 chromosome A11, Gossypium_hirsutum_v2.1, whole genome shotgun sequence.
atataatatagattTTTTTATCACACCTCATAAACAACACTTCTCACgtttattataattttagtcATAAGGGACCTTCCAAAACTCAAACCATTACAAAGGCCAATATTGACAATGGGCCACGTCAAAACTCTCAACTAATTTTTTCCCTTCTGATGTTACCATATTTTGTTAACAAATTTTGTTTGAggtatcattttaaatttatcgatatttaaaaaaataaaaaattttaatttattttaaggcATTGAATATATGAACTAATAATTTAGTATCTTTTAATAAATTCAAcactaaaaaataaaagattaactttttaaaataaataacgtTTTCAATAACTATTTTAATAGATTCTAAATTACgaatatattttcttaatttttaatgtCGCTCGATCAaccaacataatttttttttatcttttaaccaAAATCTctcgaaattaaaataaataaataaataaaaacaaaccaaCCATGACAACTTGGATATGCTTAAAAGATAGAAAGGAAAATAGAAAGGGTAGGGGATCACTCATGATCATAGTTCAGAATCTGGTGCATGACTCATATGGGGCGGTGAGACTTAGACTTCGGACCACATGCCTTTGGACCCCACCTGCGTCACCACTTTGCTACTAACCACCAGCACTACCCACCTAAATTGGGCCCTCATTTTACCATGTCATCATCAAAATTAAACCTACTAAGTATATTTGTATggtgtttatatatttttctattatcataaatatgttttaataatttttatatatttatatatatttttaccagtCTCTATttatatcatctttttaattttttttaccacaTTGATTAAGTACAAGctattaaaagtatttttatataattttacttattatttttattaagtaattGAGTCATAGGTCTGTCACATGTCTGTTGTTATTATTTGTTTGATCTgtgttaatatgtattttttccAGTTAGTACTAACAGATTTATTTTGCAGTAAATTAATTCCAACCTTTATTATATTAAGTCCAAAATTATATGGTTtaatcaaaatttgtttgtgtttCTAATTATATTGTGAAGGGGTTTAATATGGCAGTCAATAAAACATAAACAATGTTGTGTCGTTTGGTTTGAAAATAAGCCACGCCATGGTTAAGCAAGGAAAACGGTAATGATTTCAAGGGCGGGcggtgttttattattatatgtatgaCAATTGACGGAAGTGTACGGACAGCAAACATGGTAGTTACTTGCTATTCCCATAAATAGACTGTTGTTGTTACGAGAATGAAAGTTGGTCAGTTAGGGTGTGGGTCCCATTAAGGTAGTGAGTAGTGACCGGTTCGATGGTCCATTATGATTCTACGTGGCTATTGTTATACACCTTGGATGCTCTTAATTCCCTGGCCCATGTGTTTTTAACCTAATAAATCCAttacttaaaaataattgaatttcctATTTTTTTATGTCATCGATGTTTtactatttataaaaattaatcgttttgaaatttttgttgtcCATCCTAATAAACAATGTAATTTATAGGATCAGGGACGAACTTTGAGATTGAATTTTGgagagtttaattaaattttttaaaaaattattgagattttaaaaaaataagagtctaattaatttttttagaaaatttttgagattaatgaattttttttaaaaatttaagagaatttaattaaattttcctaaaaaataaaaggtgtaattataattttaaaaaatttgatggatcCCTTCCTAAAAGCATAATATACCTTAATACTACACTCAAcatttgttaataattttttttaatcacattaaatttaaaatataaataaataatattactaAATATAAACCCGATATTAGTAATTTAGGTACagtataatatttaaaactattatttaataatttaaaaaacaacTATTATATAATACATTAGTGACAAACAATATTAAGAAACCATCATATATctctttgatttattttttaaatatttcatctctaaaaatgaaaattttgtttcaatattttaaataattattctaatatttaaaatagcttatatttataattaatgttcaaaacatgaatatttatattatttatatatttggtGGATAAAAAATTATAGGTGTAATTGGCCCTCTTCAAAGAAACTCTTGAATGCCATCAAGAAGGTGGCTACCGAGTAGACGTGGAAAACACGAAATTTAAAATGCTGAATTGGCATGCATATATGGTGATAATATATGTGCGTGTATATATCACTTAAGCTCACCAAATGAGTTAAAcgcttttaattaaattaaattgatcatttatttagtttaataGCAGATGACGTAATTGTGTCATGCTGTCAATCTAAGTGCGCACACTCAGCTTCTCCAACGCAAAACACATGCACAATGCTTCAAAACAAAACCTACCAATCAAATATACCGAATCAAATGCTAAAAAACCGAAATTTACTTCAATGTCTAAATTTCAATTGGTATTGAATAATCGCATTGgatattaattatgtttaaaattaaataaaataacattcttaaataaaaaaataacacgaTATTTTAGTCCACTCAActcgtatttttttatattaacaataatatttatatgatcaaattaaaatttaataatatctCTACCTTCAATTTAACAGACCGTTATTGCATGAATGAAACAAAgtaattttcactaataattttgattaatttaattgacaacacatcttaaacaataaaagaatatttacaaGAACGGGGAATAATAGCTCcctaaagaaaagggaaaaaaactcGAGAAGATCAAACGGAAACACCTTTCAAAATCACccaaataaaacttaaatattaaaagaaaaaaatatccaagaaaaaaagtcaaattcatatatatattaatataactcttttcaaattaaaaaaaaaaaaaagctttggggttttctttgaatttttttttctcattttcttttcgtTTTTCCCAAgagctctctttttcttttctttttttcatttttagtaaatgaataacttaaggtgaaaaaagaaaaaaaaaaggaaaaagagtgAGCAATAATTTACGGGGGATAGAGAGTTGGACGATCTTCATCAGTCCACTGATTTTGACTCCAATATGTTTGATCAACGGTGCTCGGAAGACCAAACAATCCTTGATCTTCATTCCCTTCCCAATCCAACGGCTGAAATACACTATccaatttaatattcaaatttgatTGCTCAATCTGCACCGTCTGATCAAGCAATCCCTTTGTGATTTCCTCCCCTCCCATGCTCATCGTCATTTGTTGCGGTTGCCACTGCCCTGCCCTATTTAATACAGTCCCGAAATCAAACGACAGTGTTTCATTGTTTGGTGAAGTAATCAAGCTCGTTAAACTAACAATCTCCGCAAAAATCCCGCCGTCCGATCCTTGTTCTAGCAATCCTGGCTCCAACCCTAAATTATTAGGGTTTCCATAAAACGTAGAGCAAGATGTAATTGCCGACGCCGCCTCCGTTGTGCCGACTGAAGAACTGTTATTGTTGCTGttgctattattgttattattgttcgTCACTGCCACCTTACAATTTGCTGCATTAAGGCTCGAGCTCTCAGTATTAGAATGAGAATCCGCTTTACGTTGATCGCTGTTTTGGTGTTGCCGTTGTTGTTGTTGCTCCGGATGTGGCAGTGCAGATACGGCGGTGGCGGAAACGGTGGTTTCGGACGAAGGCTTGGTTTTGGAGCGTTTGGCTTTGCGGCAACCACCGCCAACGGGGACGTTACGGAGGACGCCTCCTTTTGTCCAGTAACGACGGCAGTTCTTGCAGAAATAACGTGGCTGAGAGAGGTTGTAGTTGTTGTAGTAACAGAACTTCGTGTTGGAAGAGTCGCAGCGGGGACACTTAAGTGCTTGGTGGTGTGCTCGTAACTTTCTGTCTCCTCCCCCTCCGTCGCCGCCGCCGTTAAATAAACGGCCACCTTCGATCAAGTGGATGTCTTGCATTTACCAACAATTTTCgctccaaaattcaaaaaaaaaaaaagaagagagaaattgTTAGAAGATCGGGTGAAAAAAAAGCATGGAAGAAGTTTTTGAAGTCTGACAAATATCCATTTTCATACCTTCTAGTGACCAGATTAAATGCAATTACAGAATTAGCCCTATTTGAAAACACAATTACGAAAATAGTTGTATAGGGCTGTGAAAGTACAAGATTGACCTTAGGAAAATGAATGATGGGATTGACTGAATGGATGATGAGATCTGGAAAATGGAATTAGACAAATGTACGGATATATAGAGTGGGACAGTTGGGTGGGGACACGTGGAGGGTAGAGAAGAGGAGGGCATTGATGTCTTCACAATCAGGTGGCGTTATCGAGTTGTCGGCCACACCTCAGTTTATTTTCTGCTGGATAATCTTAGTGTTAGTACGACTGGTCTAAAGGTTTCCACGTTGCATAATGTTATTGGTTACTATtttagtatattatttttaataaggttgagtaaactgtttttttttttatatattttgtttaaaattatttatagtctCTTCTTAATCCATAAATAAAAAGAGAATGtgttttagttaattaaaaccTACTTCCTTCtgtattgataataatttttatttaatcaaattatgACTTAATCGGTTTgaataaactaattttaaattataaatattgagagaatgttagtattatatataatttttttaaaattttctagaaaaGCAAAATCCAATTGAAAATGCAGCCTTCAATTAGACCCATGCATATAAGATTATAgtcttgagttttttttaaggttgctcttgattaaatattaaaactttttttaactaagagtatttgagacttttttttaatttggtatttaaattttttaagtctAATTTGGTAcatgaacttgattttttttaatttagtatttaagtattttttagactcaaattggtacctaaatttattaaatgttatgcaAATTACGCAgacaatattaaaattaacaatgttaaaattttgtttgttATTTTACAAGAGGAAattcatcttaaaaaaaaagtattgagTTATActtgaattaatattaaataagaaaaaaatattttttaaaatcccaaactaaaataaattcattgttttcaattaataaaataaataattaattaaaattaaaagtaattg
It includes:
- the LOC107943376 gene encoding dof zinc finger protein DOF5.4 is translated as MQDIHLIEGGRLFNGGGDGGGGDRKLRAHHQALKCPRCDSSNTKFCYYNNYNLSQPRYFCKNCRRYWTKGGVLRNVPVGGGCRKAKRSKTKPSSETTVSATAVSALPHPEQQQQRQHQNSDQRKADSHSNTESSSLNAANCKVAVTNNNNNNSNSNNNSSSVGTTEAASAITSCSTFYGNPNNLGLEPGLLEQGSDGGIFAEIVSLTSLITSPNNETLSFDFGTVLNRAGQWQPQQMTMSMGGEEITKGLLDQTVQIEQSNLNIKLDSVFQPLDWEGNEDQGLFGLPSTVDQTYWSQNQWTDEDRPTLYPP